A genomic window from Lotus japonicus ecotype B-129 chromosome 1, LjGifu_v1.2 includes:
- the LOC130734506 gene encoding uncharacterized protein LOC130734506 — MQKISSDKDLGCWDVFLKTHRYKKDPTKFVSPVAEQIAADYERSVTVRDSQENVEGANKKSDDDIYLEVVGGVNTKGRIYGLGQLAEKYKRSATTVDISLSEHETMRHLVSKLSDENAMLKDQMKSYDEKFEFMQRFIIERTSQCPSTSANPPTNQQNPDDGDDDNEFED; from the exons ATGCAGAAAATTTCAAGTGACAAGGATCTAGGTTGTTGGGATGTATTTCTGAAGACCCATCGATATAAAAAAGATCCCACAAAGTTTGTCTCCCCAGTAGCAGAACAAATTGCA GCTGATTATGAAAGAAGTGTTACTGTACGAGACTCACAAGAGAATGTTGAAGGTGCCAACAAAAAATCTGATGATGATATCTACTTGGAGGTTGTTGGAGGTGTGAACACAAAGGGGAGGATATATGGATTGGGGCAACTAGCTGAAAAATATAAACGTTCTGCAACAACTGTTGACATCTCACTTTCAGAGCATGAGACCATGAGGCATCTTGTTTCTAAATTATCAGATGAAAATGCGATGCTTAAGGATCAAATGAAGAGTTATGATGAGAAGTTTGAATTCATGCAGAGATTCATCATTGAGAGAACCAGTCAATGTCCTTCAACCTCTGCTAATCCACCTACCAACCAGCAGAatccagatgatggtgatgatgataatgAGTTTGAAGATTAG